A genomic region of Vitis vinifera cultivar Pinot Noir 40024 chromosome 7, ASM3070453v1 contains the following coding sequences:
- the LOC100254834 gene encoding uncharacterized protein LOC100254834 — protein MLLRSSSTPVLGSLLPCHSESPNNNLSDATAKHPPSTIYQAHNKLSLHQTGSLNLSPVSFNSSPISPSVNAGHRGFRRAQSDGNLKGLAYASCNNNDELSTPNLSKKSSQRPSRSMLQTIPSFSFYGLSRMNEEEENDEEEEEEEEEGEWEELGDNDGERFMAMGDRELSFENIKMMGIRENGSRNVAFEEEKEVVGSEMYLARGAGVSGVDFGGRGGGGGGGGGGDFTPRGSGGESGDRPGVEEYYKRMLEENPSNPLFLRNYAQFLYQSKHDLQAAEEYLCRAILADPRDGEILSQYAKLVWELHHDQDRASSYFERAVQAAPEDSHVQAAYASFLWQTEEDDDDDGTCHVDAMPTLLHGEAMASVIS, from the exons ATGCTGCTCAGGAGCTCTTCAACACCTGTTCTTGGTTCCCTCCTCCCATGCCATTCAGAAAGTCCTAACAACAACCTTTCTGATGCAACTGCCAAACACCCACCGAGCACCATTTATCAAGCTCATAACAAGCTCTCACTGCATCAGACTGGGTCTTTGAATCTATCCCCAGTTTCTTTTAACTCCTCTCCCATCTCTCCGTCTGTTAATGCTGGCCATAGAGGCTTTCGAAGAGCTCAATCTGATGGGAATTTGAAGGGCCTGGCTTATGCATCTTGCAACAACAATGATGAGCTTAGTACCCCAAACCTTTCCAAGAAATCTTCGCAAAGACCCAGTCGCTCAATGTTGCAGACTATACCATCTTTCTCATTTTATGGTTTAAGTCGCATGAATGAGGAAGAAGAGAAtgatgaggaagaagaagaagaagaagaagagggagaGTGGGAAGAGTTGGGGGACAATGATGGAGAGAGATTCATGGCTATGGGAGATAGGGAATTGAGCTtcgaaaacataaaaatgatggGCATTAGGGAGAATGGAAGTAGGAATGTGGCTTTTGAAGAGGAAAAGGAGGTGGTTGGTTCAGAAATGTACCTTGCAAGAGGAGCTGGTGTGAGTGGTGTTGACTTTGGGGGCcgcggtggtggtggtggtggtggtggtggaggggATTTTACTCCAAGAGGCTCTGGTGGGGAGAGCGGCGATAGGCCAGGAGTGGAAGAGTATTACAAGAGGATGTTGGAGGAGAATCCTAGCAACCCTTTGTTTCTGAGGAATTATGCTCAGTTTCTATATCAG TCAAAGCATGATCTCCAAGCAGCGGAGGAATACTTGTGTCGTGCCATTCTGGCAGATCCAAGAGATGGTGAAATCTTGTCTCAGTATGCAAAGCTAGTGTGGGAGCTCCACCATGACCAAGATAGAGCTTCAAGCTACTTTGAACGGGCCGTTCAAGCTGCCCCTGAAGATAG TCATGTTCAAGCAGCATATGCTAGCTTTCTTTGGCAAACAgaggaggatgatgatgatgatggaacATGTCATGTGGATGCCATGCCAACACTTCTCCATGGAGAAGCCATGGCTTCTGTGATCAGTTGA
- the LOC100259944 gene encoding hypothetical protein At1g04090 gives MFGCQCFQWSRIAELLPPDTKTFSLPAPIPTWPQGQGFASGVINLGELEVFQISRFEFVWGSNLSQDKKKGVTFYKPVGIPNGFFSLGHYCQSNDQPLQGFVLVAREVACSNPEVAQICNLDKSPPLQKPLDYTLLWSPDDGSEENYDSCGYFWLPQPPEGYEAMGFVVTNKPDRPELDEVRCVRADLTDSCETHHLIFKTISKLSKVPFRVWSLRPCHRGMLGKGIPTGTFFCSSYWNHGEELNIVCLKNLNPSLHAMPNLDQIHALIKHYGPTIFFHPNEAYLPSSVAWFFKNGALLYKKGESDGQAIDPEGLNLPSGGKNDGEYWIDLPSGDNKRSLKSGNLESAKLYVHVKPASGGTFTDIVMWVFCPFNGPATLKVGLMNIALSKIGQHVGDWEHFTLRISNFTGELWSIYFSQHSGGIWVNACDLEFIEGNKAIVYSSRSGHASFPHPGSYIQGSSKLGIGIRNDAARSNLYVDSSIEYEIIGAEYLGDGVVTEPCWLQYMREWGPNIVYDSRSELDKMINFLPAMVRYSVENIFNKFPLELSGEEGPTGPKEKKNWAGDERW, from the exons ATGTTTGGGTGTCAGTGTTTCCAGTGGAGCAGGATCGCCGAATTGTTGCCGCCGGATACCAAAACATTCTCGCTGCCGGCTCCGATTCCCACATGGCCTCAAG GTCAAGGATTTGCGTCTGGCGTAATCAATCTTGGAGAACTAGAAGTCTTTCAAATATCCAGGTTTGAGTTTGTTTGGGGCAGCAATCTGTCGCAGGACAAGAAAAAGGGTGTTACGTTTTACAAACCAGTGGGAATTCCAAATGGATTTTTCAGCTTGGGTCACTACTGCCAATCAAACGACCAGCCATTGCAAGGATTTGTTCTTGTGGCTAGGGAAGTGGCTTGTTCCAATCCCGAAGTTGCTCAAATTTGCAATCTTGATAAATCTCCACCTCTTCAAAAGCCCCTTGACTATACATTACTTTGGAGTCCAGATGATGGAAGCGAGGAAAATTATGATTCATGTGGTTATTTTTGGCTACCTCAACCTCCTGAGGGTTATGAGGCCATGGGGTTTGTGGTTACCAACAAGCCAGACAGGCCTGAGTTGGATGAAGTGAGATGTGTTAGAGCAGACCTGACAGATTCATGTGAAACTCACCATCttatatttaaaaccatttCCAAATTGTCAAAAGTACCATTTCGAGTTTGGAGCTTAAGACCTTGTCACCGGGGAATGCTGGGAAAAGGTATCCCTACAGGAACATTTTTCTGCAGTAGCTACTGGAACCATGGAGAAGAGCTGAATATTGTGTGCTTGAAGAACTTAAATCCATCTCTACATGCAATGCCAAACCTTGATCAGATTCATGCCCTCATCAAGCACTATGGGCCTACTATTTTTTTCCATCCCAATGAGGCTTACTTGCCGTCTTCTGTTGCATGGTTTTTCAAAAATGGAGCACTGTTGTACAAAAAGGGTGAATCAGATGGTCAGGCAATCGATCCGGAAGGCTTGAATTTGCCAAGTGGTGGGAAAAATGATGGGGAATATTGGATAGACTTACCAAGTGGTGATAATAAGAGAAGCCTCAAAAGTGGAAACTTGGAAAGTGCTAAACTTTACGTCCATGTGAAGCCAGCTTCAGGTGGGACTTTCACTGATATTGTGATGTGGGTCTTTTGCCCCTTCAATGGGCCAGCTACTCTCAAGGTTGGACTCATGAATATTGCCCTTAGCAAGATCGGTCAGCATGTGGGTGACTGGGAACATTTCACCCTCCGTATAAGCAACTTTACTGGAGAGCTCTGGAGTATATATTTCTCACAGCACAGTGGTGGCATATGGGTGAATGCTTGTGATTTGGAGTTCATAGAGGGGAATAAAGCCATTGTTTACTCATCAAGAAGTGGCCACGCAAGCTTTCCTCATCCTGGGAGCTACATTCAAGGTTCCTCAAAGCTAGGGATTGGAATAAGGAATGATGCTGCTCGAAGTAATTTGTATGTGGATTCAAGCATTGAGTATGAAATTATTGGAGCAGAGTATCTTGGAGATGGAGTTGTTACAGAGCCATGCTGGTTGCAGTACATGAGGGAATGGGGTCCAAATATCGTGTATGATTCAAGGTCTGAACTGGATAAGATGATCAACTTTTTACCAGCAATGGTTCGATACTCGGTCgagaatatttttaataagtttcCATTGGAGCTGTCTGGGGAAGAAGGGCCAACTGGgccaaaggagaagaaaaactgGGCAGGAGATGAAAGATGGTGA
- the LOC104879821 gene encoding EG45-like domain containing protein has translation MAALRGLLFLVMALAFCFFSKTVVAATGTATYYTPPYVPSSCNGYQNDGVMIAAASDAIWDNRGACGRNYKVKCEGATNAGVPQPCRGAQSVVVKIVDYCPPGCRGTIDLSQEAFASIADPDAGKIKISFQQV, from the exons ATGGCAGCGCTGCGAGGTCTCCTCTTCCTTGTCATGGCGTTAGCCTTTTGCTTCTTTTCAAAGACAGTAGTTGCAGCTACAGGGACTGCAACCTACTATACTCCTCCATACGTTC CTTCCTCTTGCAATGGTTATCAAAATGATGGTGTGATGATTGCGGCAGCGAGTGATGCAATCTGGGACAACCGCGGCGCTTGTGGAAGGAATTATAAGGTCAAATGCGAGGGTGCAACCAACGCTGGGGTCCCTCAACCTTGCCGGGGTGCTCAATCCGTGGTCGTGAAGATCGTCGACTACTGCCCACCTGGCTGTAGAGGCACCATCGACTTGTCTCAAGAAGCTTTTGCGTCCATTGCTGATCCAGATgcagggaaaataaaaatatccttCCAACA AGTATGA
- the LOC100244630 gene encoding auxin-responsive protein IAA11 isoform X1, with translation MDGGSGGGVCTSGSMSTVSKEDNLMVSTEVSSYPDEAELELGLGLSLGGGGGGGGGVKPQEQGWAQYGRILTAKDFPSTVSSSSSSSSSLSRANRTTVGTKRRADSVAASNNGSSQVVGWPPIRAYRMNSLANQSKSLVTEDLNSMVEKSKSTNTMVENTYNGSNNTNGYAKKKGPLNTSFFVKVNMDGIPIGRKVDLSAHSCYETLAKTLEEMFQGPTTTVNAIGSSNENYDAMTESTRPSKLLDGSSDFVLTYEDKEGDWMLVGDVPWGMFLGSARRLRIMRTSDANGLAPRIQERNGRQRSMRI, from the exons ATGGATGGTGGTAGTGGAGGAGGAGTGTGTACAAGTGGGTCGATGTCCACTGTGTCCAAAGAGGACAACTTGATGGTGTCCACTGAGGTTTCTTCATACCCAGATGAAGCAGAGCTTGAGTTGGGTCTTGGATTGAGccttggtggtggtggtggtggtggtggtggtgtcaAGCCTCAAGAACAGGGGTGGGCTCAGTATGGAAGGATCTTGACTGCTAAGGACTTTCCTTCTACagtttcatcttcatcttcatcctcTTCTTCACTGAGCAGAGCTAATAGAACAACAGTTGGTACCAAGAGAAGAGCTGATTCCGTGGCAGCTTCCAATAATGGCAG CAGTCAGGTTGTGGGATGGCCCCCTATCAGAGCTTATAGGATGAACAGCTTGGCTAACCAGTCAAAATCACTGGTCACTGAAGACTTGAATTCAATGGTTGAGAAAAGTAAAAGTACAAACACAATGGTAGAGAACACTTATAACGGAAGCAACAACACCAATGGTTATGCTAAGAAGAAAGGGCCCCTCAATACTTCGTTCTTTGTGAAAGTGAATATGGATGGAATTCCAATTGGAAGGAAGGTTGATCTGAGTGCTCATAGTTGCTACGAGACATTAGCAAAAACATTGGAGGAGATGTTTCAGGGACCAACCACAACTGTCAATGCAATAG GGTCTAGCAATGAGAATTATGATGCAATGACAGAATCAACAAGACCCTCAAAATTACTGGATGGTTCATCTGACTTTGTGCTCACCTATGAAGACAAGGAGGGAGACTGGATGCTGGTTGGAGATGTTCCTTGGGG GATGTTCCTGGGCTCTGCGAGGAGGCTCAGAATCATGAGGACATCTGATGCTAATGGACTTG CTCCAAGGATCCAAGAAAGAAATGGGAGACAAAGAAGCATGCGAATCTAA
- the LOC100244630 gene encoding auxin-responsive protein IAA11 isoform X2, which yields MDGGSGGGVCTSGSMSTVSKEDNLMVSTEVSSYPDEAELELGLGLSLGGGGGGGGGVKPQEQGWAQYGRILTAKDFPSTVSSSSSSSSSLSRANRTTVGTKRRADSVAASNNGSQVVGWPPIRAYRMNSLANQSKSLVTEDLNSMVEKSKSTNTMVENTYNGSNNTNGYAKKKGPLNTSFFVKVNMDGIPIGRKVDLSAHSCYETLAKTLEEMFQGPTTTVNAIGSSNENYDAMTESTRPSKLLDGSSDFVLTYEDKEGDWMLVGDVPWGMFLGSARRLRIMRTSDANGLAPRIQERNGRQRSMRI from the exons ATGGATGGTGGTAGTGGAGGAGGAGTGTGTACAAGTGGGTCGATGTCCACTGTGTCCAAAGAGGACAACTTGATGGTGTCCACTGAGGTTTCTTCATACCCAGATGAAGCAGAGCTTGAGTTGGGTCTTGGATTGAGccttggtggtggtggtggtggtggtggtggtgtcaAGCCTCAAGAACAGGGGTGGGCTCAGTATGGAAGGATCTTGACTGCTAAGGACTTTCCTTCTACagtttcatcttcatcttcatcctcTTCTTCACTGAGCAGAGCTAATAGAACAACAGTTGGTACCAAGAGAAGAGCTGATTCCGTGGCAGCTTCCAATAATGGCAG TCAGGTTGTGGGATGGCCCCCTATCAGAGCTTATAGGATGAACAGCTTGGCTAACCAGTCAAAATCACTGGTCACTGAAGACTTGAATTCAATGGTTGAGAAAAGTAAAAGTACAAACACAATGGTAGAGAACACTTATAACGGAAGCAACAACACCAATGGTTATGCTAAGAAGAAAGGGCCCCTCAATACTTCGTTCTTTGTGAAAGTGAATATGGATGGAATTCCAATTGGAAGGAAGGTTGATCTGAGTGCTCATAGTTGCTACGAGACATTAGCAAAAACATTGGAGGAGATGTTTCAGGGACCAACCACAACTGTCAATGCAATAG GGTCTAGCAATGAGAATTATGATGCAATGACAGAATCAACAAGACCCTCAAAATTACTGGATGGTTCATCTGACTTTGTGCTCACCTATGAAGACAAGGAGGGAGACTGGATGCTGGTTGGAGATGTTCCTTGGGG GATGTTCCTGGGCTCTGCGAGGAGGCTCAGAATCATGAGGACATCTGATGCTAATGGACTTG CTCCAAGGATCCAAGAAAGAAATGGGAGACAAAGAAGCATGCGAATCTAA
- the LOC100265138 gene encoding uncharacterized protein LOC100265138, translating to MLGRRLISFLKRSPASTVSSSVKSGEEGEGKSFGRKAVSFVLLTLSGGVALSALDDLTIYYGCTSKAMEKASKNQMLIDAIGEPIVRGPWYNASLAVAHKRHSVSCTFPVSGPQGTGIFQLKAVRNGDVTWYSFLRSRDWEILIMEALLHVPANEEKQQTFRISLLDNLSTPAPKACTDCQAQRSEAPEKK from the exons ATGTtgggaaggaggttgatttcctttCTGAAAAGGTCTCCAGCATCCACAGTTTCCAG TTCTGTAAAGTCTGGGGAGGAAGGAGAGGGCAAGAGCTTTGGTCGTAAGGCAGTGTCTTTCGTCTTGCTTACTCTTTCAGGTGGTGTTGCCTTGAGTGCTCTTGATGACCTTACAATTTATTATGGCTGTACAAG CAAGGCCATGGAAAAAGCCAGTAAGAATCAGATGCTCATAGATGCTATTGGAGAACCTATTGTTAGAGGTCCATGGTACAATGCATCACTTGCAGTGGCTCATAAGAGGCATTCTGTATCTTGCACGTTTCCTGTGTCTGGACCACAAGGCACTGGAATCTTCCAGTTGAAGGCAGTTCGTAATGGAG ATGTCACCTGGTATTCATTTTTGCGGTCTCGTGACTGGGAGATTCTAATCATGGAAGCCCTTCTCCATGTCCCTGCGaatgaagaaaaacaacaaaCTTTTCGGATTAGTCTCTTGGACAACCTTTCTACTCCAGCTCCTAAGGCCTGCACTGATTGCCAGGCTCAAAGATCGGAGGCTCCTGAGAAGAAATGA